A genomic window from Fibrobacterota bacterium includes:
- the secD gene encoding protein translocase subunit SecD: protein MKQNIQFRIVIVAVAVVLSLWALIPTFRTIGMSLEEKQKFAQDEPNTANKAIKLGLDLQGGTHLILEVDKTGLDPDVAKDAADRGLEVIRNRIDQFGVSEPEIRKQGDSRLLVQLAGVAPEQAKGLLSSTAQLEFKIVQTEAKIKTVLQRIDATLGKKAAGKSASKADSAKIDSATVAKDSSATDSTKSAVKTGPDADSLAKAKAEAQAEAARVARELFAGDEVTDTVATADTAAGKTANKTAFERYSERPLTSFLVPYGNGIAVLEDSSDIVKAIIARPEVQEVLRLEDAELLWGRRTQDVQLSNGKPAKLRELYVLKRRAEMKGDYVANAMPTFETEGGNRAAVSLTLKDKGPREFARITGGNIGRQMAIILDGAVFSAPTIQVRIPNGQASITGLADINEAKQLAIVLRAGAMPAPMHIVEERSVGPALGAENIRQGMLATIAGVLAVFLFMFWQYRACGGIANAALILNALFTLAILAVFHATLTLPGIAGIVLTIGMAVDSNVLIYERIREEIRAGRTIRAAVDAGYKRAFSAIIDSHLTTVLTAYALFLLGTGPIRGFGLTLTIGVIVSLFTALTCTRIVFDVWLSRKDRTTIAIGTSIRYFEEAKLNIIGNSRKIGYASAVVGLLILGFILVPKANRTAFNWGIDFSGGVMMTVKAQGGIADEKNAVNEITEALEKEGGLKGVQVRTLSDVAGHTFSVTVKTDSLAGAKAQEFTKSTSESVRSVLAAKGSKVEILSVDTVGPKIGKELKKDAILAAIASVLIIMFYVWFRFGKNGLGFGIASVVTLAHDIMLTLGLLIFTGFEVDMTVIAAVLTLIGYSLIDSIVIFDRIRENASKYRKEDFEVLVNNSINETLSRTMMTSVTTGLVTLMLAIFGGPTLQNFAIVLTFGIVVGTYSSLAISAPAVVLWVKRRGMQGIEGPKAMPRAEMRVGQAPSN, encoded by the coding sequence ATGAAACAGAACATACAGTTCCGCATCGTCATCGTGGCCGTGGCCGTGGTGCTTTCCCTTTGGGCTCTGATCCCGACTTTCCGTACCATCGGAATGAGTCTGGAAGAGAAGCAGAAATTTGCCCAGGACGAACCCAACACAGCCAACAAGGCGATCAAGCTGGGGCTCGACCTCCAAGGTGGTACCCACCTTATCCTCGAAGTGGATAAGACCGGGTTGGACCCGGATGTCGCCAAGGATGCTGCGGATCGTGGTTTGGAAGTCATCCGCAACCGTATCGACCAGTTCGGCGTATCGGAGCCGGAAATCCGCAAGCAAGGCGATAGCCGCTTGTTGGTCCAGCTTGCCGGTGTTGCCCCGGAACAGGCCAAGGGCCTGCTTTCCAGCACTGCCCAGCTGGAGTTCAAGATCGTCCAGACCGAGGCGAAGATCAAAACGGTTCTGCAACGGATCGATGCCACCCTTGGCAAGAAAGCCGCCGGGAAGTCCGCGTCGAAGGCCGACTCCGCAAAGATCGACAGCGCCACGGTGGCCAAGGATTCCTCGGCAACCGACTCCACCAAGTCGGCCGTCAAGACCGGACCGGATGCAGATAGCCTCGCCAAGGCAAAGGCCGAGGCACAGGCCGAGGCAGCCCGGGTGGCACGCGAACTGTTCGCAGGTGATGAGGTAACCGATACCGTCGCCACTGCCGACACCGCCGCTGGAAAGACCGCCAACAAAACGGCTTTCGAGCGCTATTCCGAGCGCCCGCTGACCTCCTTCCTTGTGCCGTACGGCAACGGAATCGCGGTGCTGGAAGACAGCTCGGACATCGTGAAGGCCATCATCGCTCGTCCGGAAGTTCAGGAAGTTCTTCGCTTGGAAGACGCCGAACTGCTTTGGGGGCGGCGCACCCAAGACGTTCAGCTTTCCAACGGCAAGCCAGCCAAGCTGCGCGAATTGTATGTGCTCAAGCGTCGTGCCGAAATGAAGGGCGACTACGTGGCCAACGCCATGCCCACGTTCGAAACGGAAGGTGGCAACCGGGCCGCCGTGTCCCTGACTCTCAAGGACAAGGGACCTCGCGAATTCGCTCGCATCACGGGTGGCAACATCGGTCGCCAGATGGCCATCATCCTGGACGGGGCCGTGTTCAGCGCTCCCACCATCCAGGTGCGCATTCCCAACGGCCAGGCCTCCATCACGGGATTGGCCGATATCAACGAAGCCAAGCAGTTGGCCATCGTGCTGCGCGCCGGCGCCATGCCCGCACCCATGCACATCGTCGAGGAGCGCTCTGTCGGTCCAGCCTTGGGCGCGGAAAACATCCGTCAGGGCATGCTCGCCACCATCGCGGGTGTGCTTGCGGTGTTCCTGTTCATGTTCTGGCAGTACCGTGCTTGCGGTGGCATTGCCAACGCCGCCTTGATCCTGAACGCGTTGTTCACCTTGGCGATCCTCGCGGTCTTCCACGCTACGCTCACCTTGCCCGGCATTGCCGGTATCGTGTTGACGATCGGTATGGCGGTGGACTCGAACGTCCTGATCTACGAGCGCATCCGTGAAGAAATCCGAGCAGGCCGGACCATCCGTGCGGCGGTGGATGCCGGCTACAAGCGAGCCTTCTCGGCCATCATCGACTCCCACTTGACCACCGTCCTCACGGCCTACGCCTTGTTCCTGTTGGGAACCGGCCCGATCCGCGGATTCGGCCTGACACTGACCATCGGTGTGATCGTTTCCTTGTTCACCGCCTTGACCTGCACGCGCATCGTGTTCGACGTCTGGTTGTCGCGCAAGGACCGCACGACCATCGCCATTGGCACGAGCATCCGGTACTTCGAAGAAGCCAAGCTGAACATCATCGGCAACTCCCGTAAGATTGGTTATGCCTCGGCGGTGGTCGGCCTTTTGATTCTTGGATTCATCCTGGTGCCCAAGGCCAATCGCACTGCATTCAACTGGGGCATCGATTTCTCCGGTGGTGTGATGATGACCGTCAAGGCCCAAGGCGGGATCGCCGACGAAAAGAACGCCGTCAACGAGATCACCGAGGCTCTGGAGAAGGAAGGTGGCCTCAAGGGCGTGCAAGTCAGGACTCTGTCCGACGTCGCGGGCCACACGTTCTCCGTCACCGTCAAGACCGACTCCTTGGCTGGCGCAAAAGCGCAGGAATTCACCAAATCCACGTCCGAATCCGTCCGGTCCGTGCTCGCGGCCAAGGGCAGCAAAGTGGAGATCCTCTCGGTCGACACCGTGGGTCCCAAGATCGGCAAGGAACTGAAGAAGGACGCGATCCTGGCCGCGATCGCATCGGTCTTGATCATCATGTTCTATGTCTGGTTCCGATTCGGCAAGAACGGTCTGGGCTTCGGCATCGCTTCGGTGGTGACCTTGGCCCACGACATCATGCTCACCCTCGGCCTGCTGATCTTCACCGGGTTCGAGGTCGACATGACCGTCATCGCCGCTGTGCTGACGCTTATCGGTTACTCGCTGATCGACTCCATCGTGATCTTCGACCGTATTCGCGAAAACGCTTCCAAGTACCGCAAGGAAGATTTCGAGGTCCTGGTCAACAATTCGATCAACGAGACCCTCTCCCGTACGATGATGACATCCGTCACCACCGGCCTGGTGACCTTGATGCTGGCGATCTTCGGTGGGCCCACACTCCAGAATTTCGCGATCGTGCTCACCTTCGGCATCGTCGTCGGCACCTACTCCTCGCTGGCCATTTCGGCTCCTGCGGTGGTGCTGTGGGTCAAGCGTCGCGGCATGCAGGGCATCGAAGGACCCAAGGCCATGCCTCGCGCCGAGATGCGCGTGGGCCAAGCGCCTTCGAACTGA
- a CDS encoding tetratricopeptide repeat protein, with product MWYNAQESWKKNQGLILTLLAVIACTAGALAFYKWKKNDSQHLAHEQVGRALVMLANQRTDSGKALLERVVAGHSGLEASKAALLLADAHFTAGERDKALEKYRSAALDGKGYPILEAGGRRGIAACLIEQKKYPEALTELRGIRSSFQRRTGNAEDRAKETEPQDLVPGLSSVAWQEVLVLEKLSKLEEASKVALEIQSLYPGSSEAMQAKSWLALVAGK from the coding sequence ATGTGGTACAACGCTCAGGAGAGCTGGAAAAAAAATCAGGGACTGATCCTCACTCTCCTCGCTGTGATTGCCTGCACCGCTGGCGCCCTTGCCTTCTACAAGTGGAAGAAAAACGACTCCCAACATCTGGCACACGAGCAGGTCGGGCGCGCTTTGGTGATGCTGGCCAACCAGCGCACGGACTCCGGCAAGGCGTTGCTGGAACGCGTTGTTGCCGGGCACTCGGGCCTGGAAGCGTCCAAGGCTGCGTTGTTGTTGGCGGATGCCCATTTCACCGCGGGTGAACGGGACAAGGCGCTGGAGAAGTACCGCAGCGCGGCTCTCGATGGCAAGGGCTACCCGATTCTGGAAGCGGGCGGCCGACGCGGAATCGCCGCATGCCTGATCGAGCAGAAAAAGTACCCGGAAGCCCTGACGGAATTGCGGGGGATCCGTTCTTCGTTCCAGCGTCGGACGGGCAATGCCGAGGACCGCGCCAAGGAAACCGAGCCGCAAGACCTGGTTCCCGGACTTTCCTCCGTCGCCTGGCAGGAAGTATTGGTTCTGGAAAAATTGTCCAAGTTGGAGGAGGCCTCCAAGGTCGCACTCGAGATCCAGTCGCTGTACCCGGGTTCCTCCGAGGCGATGCAGGCCAAGTCGTGGCTTGCGCTTGTCGCCGGCAAATAG
- a CDS encoding TldD/PmbA family protein — protein sequence MNLSPQEAVDLVLETARMGGAQSADVLYEESESLSLDVFEGAMKNLERSDSVGLGLRVLVEGRPGYSFTERLTAQSIKQCAEDALALAAFTDSLGIELPKPVPMQELDLGVYDESALSYGPAKMLEQCLEAEELARTLDSRIVNIPHLGASRSYGRALLGNSEGFRGERRSASVSMGMGVVARDASADKMGWDGATWRQPSGILPPSIARTAVERAISLLGARPIPAGSLPVLFDERVSGQFLGIFLGAFLADSVQKGQSRLVGKIGEKIAPEGFHLSTSPHLRGMSGSRLFDSEGIPTAKRELVKNGILQGFLHNLETSRREGIAPTGDAHRGYTGRVSAGFSNVEIDRTLGKSNEELLSGFPRILHVVKLEGSTGCNAVSGDVSIGVQGFLHEGGSRIPVDRVSLSGNFFDLLADVVGWGDAVRPGVHGQFVPALLVRSLQLAS from the coding sequence GTGAATCTGTCCCCGCAGGAGGCTGTGGACCTGGTCTTGGAAACGGCGCGCATGGGCGGGGCCCAAAGCGCGGATGTACTGTACGAGGAATCGGAAAGTCTTTCCTTGGACGTGTTCGAAGGAGCGATGAAAAACCTCGAACGGTCCGATTCGGTGGGATTGGGACTGCGAGTCTTGGTGGAAGGGCGGCCGGGCTACTCCTTCACGGAGCGCCTCACGGCCCAGTCCATCAAACAGTGCGCCGAGGATGCCTTGGCGTTGGCCGCGTTCACCGATTCCTTGGGAATCGAACTTCCGAAACCGGTTCCGATGCAGGAACTCGACCTGGGAGTCTATGACGAGTCCGCGTTGTCGTACGGTCCCGCCAAGATGCTCGAACAATGCTTGGAAGCCGAGGAACTGGCGCGAACGCTGGACTCTCGGATCGTGAACATCCCGCACCTTGGGGCCTCCCGTTCCTATGGCCGTGCGCTGCTGGGGAATTCCGAAGGCTTTCGGGGGGAACGCCGCAGTGCATCGGTCTCCATGGGCATGGGAGTGGTCGCTCGGGATGCGTCTGCGGACAAAATGGGCTGGGATGGGGCGACTTGGCGACAGCCAAGCGGAATCCTTCCCCCATCGATCGCACGAACCGCGGTGGAGAGGGCGATCAGCCTTCTCGGTGCCAGACCGATCCCGGCGGGGTCACTTCCTGTCTTGTTCGACGAACGGGTATCAGGTCAATTCCTGGGCATCTTCCTTGGCGCCTTCCTTGCCGATTCCGTCCAAAAGGGGCAGTCCAGGCTGGTTGGCAAAATTGGCGAGAAAATCGCTCCGGAGGGATTCCATCTATCCACTTCTCCGCATCTTCGGGGCATGAGCGGTTCGCGATTGTTCGATTCGGAGGGCATCCCAACCGCCAAACGGGAGTTGGTGAAAAACGGGATCCTTCAAGGTTTCCTGCACAATCTGGAAACATCGCGCAGGGAGGGGATCGCTCCGACCGGCGACGCCCATCGAGGCTACACGGGTCGGGTCTCCGCAGGATTTTCCAATGTGGAGATCGACCGGACACTTGGCAAGAGCAACGAAGAACTCCTGTCCGGATTCCCCCGAATCCTGCATGTGGTCAAGCTCGAGGGCTCCACTGGGTGCAACGCGGTCTCCGGGGATGTCAGCATCGGAGTCCAAGGGTTCCTCCACGAGGGAGGCTCAAGAATTCCCGTCGATCGAGTCTCGCTTTCCGGTAATTTTTTCGATCTTCTGGCCGATGTGGTTGGATGGGGTGACGCTGTGCGTCCCGGAGTGCACGGTCAATTCGTACCTGCGCTGTTGGTTCGCTCTCTCCAACTGGCATCTTGA
- a CDS encoding polyphenol oxidase family protein codes for MIDLPSPESIRIVSVGATLDGQPFDACIPGDIARLVQLLGLPNTPRQAPQVHGIRIDRQGDGLACDAFYVQEGQAALVRHADCMPFVVYDPVRSHAVIAHCGWKGIQSGLPEKCVEFLLAEGSHPQDLGAISGPCIGAQSFEVSSQFQTGFAPSTWSTTSWGTHSVDLVAAVTERLQRSGLPTQSWTPSSIDTFTRSEWHSHRRTGTPARNATLCWIPDSRGRTRTNRNLLLP; via the coding sequence ATGATCGACCTCCCCTCCCCGGAATCCATCCGGATCGTCAGCGTCGGCGCCACCCTCGATGGACAGCCTTTCGATGCATGCATCCCAGGCGACATCGCCCGTCTGGTCCAGCTCCTCGGGCTTCCCAACACTCCCAGGCAAGCCCCACAGGTCCACGGCATCCGGATCGATCGCCAAGGCGACGGACTCGCCTGCGATGCGTTCTACGTTCAAGAAGGCCAAGCCGCGCTGGTCCGTCATGCCGATTGCATGCCCTTTGTGGTCTATGACCCGGTCAGGAGCCACGCGGTGATCGCTCATTGCGGGTGGAAAGGGATCCAATCGGGCCTTCCGGAGAAGTGCGTGGAGTTTTTACTCGCCGAAGGCTCGCATCCGCAAGACCTGGGGGCGATCTCCGGCCCGTGCATCGGGGCACAGAGCTTCGAGGTTTCCTCCCAGTTCCAAACCGGTTTTGCACCCTCCACCTGGTCCACAACCAGCTGGGGGACCCACTCGGTGGATCTAGTCGCCGCCGTAACCGAGCGGTTGCAACGCTCTGGCTTGCCAACACAATCCTGGACCCCCAGCTCGATCGATACATTCACACGCTCCGAATGGCACAGCCATCGTCGAACAGGCACCCCGGCACGGAACGCAACCCTCTGTTGGATTCCAGACTCGCGAGGCAGGACTCGAACAAACCGGAACTTGTTGCTACCTTGA
- a CDS encoding FmdB family transcriptional regulator, translating into MPTYVYKDPVTGETREVFHGMNQSPEIVNESTGNRMERVISGGAGFLFKGDGFYATENRSSSYKSAEKSESSSSHSCSGPACCGGGSCAA; encoded by the coding sequence ATGCCGACCTACGTCTACAAGGATCCCGTGACCGGCGAAACCCGGGAAGTCTTCCACGGGATGAACCAGTCCCCAGAAATTGTCAACGAATCCACGGGCAACCGCATGGAGCGGGTCATCAGCGGCGGAGCGGGCTTCCTGTTCAAGGGAGACGGATTCTACGCCACGGAAAACCGCAGTTCCAGCTACAAGTCCGCGGAGAAGTCGGAATCTTCATCCTCCCATTCCTGTTCAGGGCCCGCCTGCTGCGGCGGCGGAAGCTGCGCGGCGTAG
- a CDS encoding outer membrane beta-barrel protein, translating into MNKTTLCLVMAFAALGFSKNLSIGGKVGVIKVGDKYVPTTSVTADYKLSHYISWRTDAGAQFTEGTKLSDATVQVPTNLLIHPLAKAKFDPYIGPGGNLTMGNGVTSIGYNGVAGFMVNPSKKQGFGLEFRYSVADYKVASKGNLEGSLLGKWETKF; encoded by the coding sequence ATGAACAAAACGACGCTTTGCTTGGTGATGGCCTTTGCTGCCCTGGGCTTTTCGAAAAATCTTTCGATCGGCGGAAAGGTTGGCGTCATCAAGGTCGGTGACAAGTACGTCCCGACCACATCCGTCACCGCCGACTACAAGCTTTCCCACTACATCTCGTGGCGTACGGACGCAGGCGCCCAGTTCACGGAAGGGACCAAACTTTCCGATGCGACCGTCCAGGTTCCCACGAATCTCCTGATCCATCCTCTGGCCAAAGCCAAGTTCGACCCCTACATCGGACCGGGCGGAAATCTGACCATGGGCAACGGCGTCACGAGCATCGGTTACAATGGTGTGGCTGGATTCATGGTCAATCCCAGCAAGAAACAAGGTTTCGGTTTGGAATTCCGCTACTCGGTGGCCGATTACAAGGTGGCTTCCAAGGGGAACTTGGAAGGTTCGCTGCTTGGGAAGTGGGAAACCAAGTTCTGA
- a CDS encoding response regulator, whose product MITILVVEDEPVFRGLLGSVLESSGYHVEFANDGLQALETLAKDHRRFDLVITDIQMPRMSGLELAKELMAQSEPVPMIAMTGFGDMELVVHLLRLGVEDFLEKPFGFEDMSHRVSTVLARHKEKRERKLAPEVIHRGYPLQLDRNPEEVRRLLEGMRDELDVKSAQGEGLLNLTQTTENLHLQWKCRKVANFGGTLAILRTNGSRSAILLARPMGHDRGSLQLSVMVRILHEAMWLQYPDPEELLRALGRILLQQKMQHPLLAAAIHMDSSEEQISVASAGFPSPLPVGTPSRRATVPLPRSQPLGSSPNMDVEFTQLRFAPGDRILFPCPSLLSLGRNLPTGARIELGHAGVEEIANEHQDLALPELVERVWQGSLEYSHWHSAEDLLLVGVERWKR is encoded by the coding sequence ATGATCACAATTCTCGTCGTCGAAGATGAGCCGGTTTTCCGCGGACTGCTTGGTTCGGTGCTGGAAAGTTCCGGTTATCACGTCGAATTCGCCAACGATGGCCTGCAAGCACTGGAAACCCTCGCGAAGGATCATCGACGGTTCGATCTGGTGATCACCGACATCCAGATGCCTCGCATGTCCGGACTGGAGCTGGCCAAGGAGCTGATGGCCCAATCCGAACCCGTTCCCATGATCGCGATGACCGGCTTCGGAGACATGGAGCTCGTGGTCCATCTGCTACGTCTGGGGGTCGAGGATTTCCTGGAAAAGCCGTTCGGTTTCGAAGATATGAGTCATCGGGTCAGCACGGTTTTGGCCCGGCACAAGGAAAAACGCGAGCGCAAGCTCGCACCGGAGGTCATCCACCGCGGGTACCCGCTGCAGCTGGACCGCAATCCGGAGGAAGTCCGTCGCCTGCTGGAAGGGATGCGCGACGAACTGGACGTGAAATCCGCCCAGGGCGAAGGTCTGCTCAACTTGACGCAGACCACGGAGAATCTGCATCTGCAATGGAAGTGCCGCAAAGTGGCCAATTTCGGTGGGACGTTGGCGATTCTTCGAACCAATGGGTCCCGTTCCGCGATTCTATTGGCACGCCCGATGGGACACGATCGCGGTTCCTTGCAGTTGAGCGTGATGGTTCGCATCCTGCACGAAGCGATGTGGCTGCAATACCCGGATCCTGAAGAGCTCCTACGCGCATTGGGTCGCATTCTGCTTCAGCAGAAAATGCAACACCCATTGCTGGCTGCAGCCATCCACATGGACTCTTCGGAGGAGCAGATTTCAGTTGCCTCCGCGGGTTTTCCCTCTCCACTTCCAGTAGGAACGCCCTCGCGGCGCGCCACCGTCCCGCTCCCCCGAAGTCAGCCCCTGGGAAGCAGTCCGAACATGGACGTGGAATTCACCCAACTACGATTCGCACCTGGAGACAGGATCTTGTTCCCCTGCCCAAGCCTACTTAGCCTGGGCAGAAACCTTCCGACGGGAGCACGGATCGAACTGGGGCACGCCGGAGTGGAAGAGATCGCCAACGAGCACCAGGATCTCGCGCTACCGGAGTTGGTGGAGCGCGTCTGGCAAGGTTCGCTCGAGTACTCCCACTGGCACTCCGCCGAGGATTTGTTGCTCGTCGGCGTGGAACGGTGGAAGCGCTAG
- a CDS encoding serine/threonine-protein phosphatase has product MDDHQILQTRQLKARLESIATAGEILRVSLGATTLADAVRTVLLGLYEIFPAGVLALFEVHDGSLIELGRLVEGEQAERSPSRTLSQQEPAMDCIQQHRHLLVESAPSLIGPDPVSAVFLPFEGRLGELSGDATHLRASHLLWVESPEHPPSPEELDTLIALASQAGVLLTGFRYRDDLERTYSALREANKRLQKDIDRARKIQEGLLPQATPVVPGHLIDWKYLPAEKVSGDYFDCFPLDPKDPASPHCVVIADVSGHGISASMVMAMFKVLLRREMKPKLGISETLEILNRTILAQVGGLHFVTVFLALIDPIARCVEWSSAGHCPQLLRRKDGSVEELSAESVFVGMFDDFQATSVRTPFQPGDTLLLYTDGITEAEDAQGELYGMDRLKENIVEFGDQEPSQIIARLLATQSSFSGPATRPDDLTLVVIRSI; this is encoded by the coding sequence GTGGATGATCACCAGATCCTGCAGACGCGACAGCTCAAGGCTCGCCTGGAATCGATCGCGACCGCGGGCGAAATCCTTCGCGTCTCTCTCGGTGCAACCACGCTTGCCGATGCCGTCCGGACCGTGCTCCTGGGCTTGTATGAAATTTTTCCGGCAGGAGTTCTCGCCCTTTTCGAAGTCCATGATGGATCGTTGATCGAATTGGGGCGCTTGGTCGAGGGCGAACAGGCGGAACGCTCCCCGTCGCGCACGCTCAGCCAACAAGAGCCTGCGATGGACTGCATCCAGCAACATCGCCACCTTCTGGTGGAAAGCGCGCCCTCTCTGATCGGACCGGATCCGGTCTCCGCGGTCTTCCTTCCTTTCGAGGGGCGACTCGGAGAGCTCTCCGGGGACGCCACCCACCTGCGCGCATCGCACTTGTTGTGGGTGGAATCCCCCGAACACCCGCCCAGCCCGGAAGAATTGGATACCTTGATCGCCCTGGCCAGCCAAGCCGGGGTGCTGCTGACCGGCTTCCGGTACCGCGACGACCTGGAGCGGACGTATTCCGCGTTGCGAGAAGCCAACAAGCGTTTGCAAAAAGACATCGATCGCGCCAGGAAGATCCAGGAAGGCCTGTTGCCGCAAGCGACTCCCGTCGTCCCCGGTCACCTGATCGACTGGAAATATCTGCCCGCGGAAAAGGTTTCCGGCGACTACTTCGATTGTTTTCCGCTGGACCCCAAAGATCCTGCCAGCCCACACTGCGTGGTGATCGCGGACGTTTCCGGCCATGGTATTTCCGCATCGATGGTGATGGCGATGTTCAAGGTGCTGCTCCGTCGGGAGATGAAACCGAAGCTTGGCATTTCAGAGACCTTGGAGATCCTGAATCGCACCATTCTCGCGCAGGTGGGGGGGCTCCACTTCGTGACGGTCTTTTTGGCCCTGATCGACCCGATCGCCCGTTGCGTGGAGTGGAGTTCCGCCGGCCACTGCCCACAGCTTCTGCGCCGCAAGGATGGCTCCGTGGAGGAACTCTCCGCGGAAAGCGTTTTCGTTGGAATGTTCGACGACTTCCAAGCGACCTCCGTGCGCACCCCTTTCCAGCCGGGTGATACCTTGCTTTTGTACACCGACGGGATCACGGAGGCGGAAGACGCACAGGGTGAGCTTTACGGAATGGATCGCCTCAAAGAAAACATCGTCGAGTTCGGAGACCAGGAGCCCTCGCAGATCATCGCGCGCCTGTTGGCAACACAATCCAGCTTTTCTGGGCCTGCCACACGACCTGACGACCTCACTTTGGTCGTGATCCGCTCGATCTGA
- a CDS encoding TldD/PmbA family protein gives MDPLQARRLLDHACSAGAGFAELFVEETRFSSIQLRDRRVESASAGTEFGIGLRMIFGSQVLYGHTSREDIGALERLVEELAQARPRNGQDLDLGDPITGRSFADPAARTGRDPSDPQKDGRLAILRMADEAARAVSPRVVQATIGILHRRTRLTIFNSEGLEREGDRTWTRFNVGVIAEHQGVRQTGSEAPGEGRGLEFLDKLDAVGNARAAADRAVRMLDASAAPAGEMPVLIGNGFGGVIFHEACGHPLETEALRRKATPFAGRIGEMVAHPCLTAIDDGTIPHAWGSLDFDDEGTPTARTTLIENGVLRTFLSDRIGAAECGVPRSGSARRESYRYAPVSRMRNTFINAGESSQEDLFASMGDGLWAVRMGGGSVNPATGEFNFAVEEGYLVKAGKVGGAVRGATLTGKGHEIMPRIRMVGRDLAMAPGTCGAASGLVPVSVGQPSILVDPILVGGRS, from the coding sequence ATGGATCCCCTCCAAGCCCGCCGTCTGCTCGATCACGCCTGCTCGGCAGGCGCAGGCTTCGCGGAGCTTTTCGTGGAAGAGACCAGGTTTTCTTCCATCCAACTTCGGGATCGCCGGGTGGAATCAGCCTCCGCGGGGACGGAATTCGGAATCGGTCTGCGCATGATTTTCGGCTCCCAGGTTCTCTACGGCCACACCAGCCGCGAGGACATCGGCGCTTTGGAACGACTTGTCGAGGAGCTTGCCCAGGCGCGCCCCCGCAACGGACAAGATCTGGACCTCGGCGATCCCATCACGGGACGTTCCTTCGCGGATCCTGCGGCACGTACCGGTCGGGATCCGTCAGACCCACAAAAGGATGGCCGTTTGGCGATCTTGCGGATGGCCGACGAGGCGGCTCGAGCCGTCTCGCCACGGGTTGTCCAGGCCACCATCGGCATCCTGCATCGACGAACCCGTTTGACCATCTTCAACTCCGAAGGTCTTGAGCGCGAAGGGGATCGGACGTGGACTCGCTTCAACGTCGGGGTCATCGCCGAACACCAAGGCGTGCGCCAAACGGGTAGCGAGGCTCCAGGCGAAGGCCGGGGACTGGAATTCCTGGACAAGCTGGATGCGGTCGGCAATGCCCGCGCCGCCGCCGATCGTGCCGTGCGCATGTTGGATGCATCCGCCGCTCCGGCGGGTGAAATGCCTGTTCTGATCGGAAACGGCTTCGGAGGAGTGATTTTCCACGAAGCCTGCGGACATCCGTTGGAGACCGAGGCGCTGCGCCGCAAGGCGACCCCGTTCGCCGGTCGGATCGGCGAGATGGTGGCGCATCCTTGCTTGACCGCCATCGACGACGGCACCATTCCCCATGCATGGGGATCCTTGGACTTCGACGACGAGGGCACCCCGACCGCTCGCACCACGCTCATCGAAAACGGGGTCCTGCGGACGTTCCTATCGGATCGTATCGGGGCCGCGGAGTGCGGGGTTCCCAGATCGGGTTCGGCGCGGCGCGAGAGCTACCGCTATGCGCCCGTCTCAAGGATGCGCAATACGTTCATCAATGCTGGCGAGAGTTCCCAGGAAGACCTTTTTGCTTCGATGGGTGACGGCTTGTGGGCGGTTCGCATGGGAGGCGGCTCCGTGAATCCGGCCACCGGAGAATTCAACTTCGCAGTGGAAGAGGGGTATTTGGTGAAGGCTGGAAAGGTCGGAGGCGCGGTGCGTGGAGCGACCCTCACTGGCAAGGGACACGAAATCATGCCGCGCATCCGGATGGTGGGGCGAGACCTGGCCATGGCGCCCGGCACTTGTGGAGCGGCTTCCGGCCTGGTGCCAGTGAGTGTCGGACAGCCATCGATCCTGGTCGACCCCATTTTGGTGGGAGGACGCTCGTGA